The DNA region AAGTGGTGAGTTCCCCTTTGCCCTTCACGTTGATCACCCCTCTGAGAGTCACGCTGTAGCCGACGCTCTCGACGATCAGGGCCGTTTCCTCCGTCACCTgggagcagaaagaaaagggagggaGGTCAAAGGGATACATTTTGTATCCTTAGAATTCCAAATCAAATGGGTGAACGTTCCGATGTAACAGACTTGACTGTCATCAGTGAGTCGTCCTTAAATTGAAGTACCCTACGCAACTGGAACATAGATATTTATactttgtttattattataagtGCAAGCTCTGCTCCATTAATATGCATTTAACGTTCTTACTGAGCCATATATATTTCACCATGTAAAGCATTCctatcctttttttctttctttcgccTGACCTGTATCTTGTCCAACACGCCGGTGCTTTCCATTCTGCTGGCCACGTTAACAGAGTTCCCCCAGATGTCGTACTGAGGTTTGTGAGCTCCGATCACGCCTGCAATCACTGGACCGTGATTTATTCCTGCGAGTTGACAGGCCAAGAGGAATGATCAGGAACATACGATCAAACGTTAATATAATTATCGCATTTGTTGTATAATTGCACAAGAATTCGAAATCTGgaaaaatctgtatttattaCCATGAGAGCAAAATTAGGTTTTGACTCAGTACTGCATAGATGGAATGTTAATCATTGTAAATCACATTATTTAAGTGAACATGTACATtgaaagtattatttttttcacttttaaaatgttaaaaggtGATTGGTGATAAAGAAAGAAGGCTAAGCCATCTGAGTTTTAGGATTACGAACAAGCATACGTGCATTAACCAAGGATAAACTCACCGATCCTGAGTTTGAAGCTGTTGAAAGCGTGCGTGTTGATAGACTCTATCACCCCCATCAGAGCGGTGGCAAACTCCACCATGGAGCGCACGTGGGTGTACGACATCTCAACCTTCTGCAGGGGGAGCCAGAGATCATGTTAATGTGGGCAAGTTTCACAATTACACAAATTAAAATTGAGAAATTGATCAATTGGGGCCGCGAGAGACTGATCGAACCTTAGTTTCATCCGTTAGGGGCGAGTAAGTCAGGCCGGTTGCTGCCATGTATGTGCTGCCAATAGTCTTAATCTTCTCCACCGAAGAGAATTTAGGCTTAGACAGAAGCTGCGTGACGTGGACAAGAGAATAAAGTCAGACAGAGACGATGCTGAAACTGAGAGTAGAAAAATAGCATCTTCTTCGTCTTACCTCGTCAAAGTCCGATATGATCTCGTTGAGCAGGCGCAAACACTCCAGGCCGTCTCTGTTGGCGCTGCTTTCGCTGTAGAAATCTTTGAACTGAGGCACCGAGGCAAACATGACACAGACGCAGTCATACGACTGACTGTACAGGTCCTGAAACACAGTTTATTTTAAAGGTAAAGGAGTTTCAAGAAGGTTAAAagtcaaatctttttttattaaatgaattcattttgctttctttaCCTGGTTGCGAACAGTTTTGCCAATGAAGAAGGAGGCGACGTGGAATGGCAGCACGTTCTGAAGGAGGAGCATGTTGACATTCTCCATCGTCTCCATCTCCTCTCGCTCCGTCTTGAAACAGCAATCCAACAGGAAGTCAACTCGGCAGCCCAGCTCATCCTGACGGAAAGACGGGGAAGTGGAGGGTCAGAGGTTAAGTTCTTTTAAAatggtaggaaaaaaaaaaaaaacatgctttattaaCATCTGTAAAGACGCACTCACCTGTCTGGCCAGTATGAGGCATATGATGTAAAAGATGACGAGCCAAAGGCCAGACATGATCTGAGGATCCTTCAGCACTCCTGGCCTGTGGATAAATACGAGCACATTCTAATATTAAGAGCCAAAACAGTTACTGAACCCCCCCCCTGGAGAGAACGCGATCAGATCTCACCTGCTGTCATTGTAAAGCAAGTCGATGAGGCACTGCGACCTCGGGGCGTAAACGTGGATAAAGAGGGCCAGGTAAACCACCACGGCCATCGTGAGCAGGAGCACCTTCATCGACAAGCACGTCCTGACGAACACGATCACCCCCAGCATGGCCAGCAGGCAGCAGTAGACGTAATACTGGGAACGAGGTTAGTGGGAGGAGAAGAATGTGGGTTTAACCTATAAAGTTATATATAGGTGACATTATTAAATTACTTTTATTGGTATAAATTAAGAAAGAATTGACCTTCaaaagtagaaataaataaataacttgaaACGCTGACGTATCGACAAACTATGCACTCCTTTACCGGTAAAGTGTAGAGGTTGAGTTCCTCCAGCTCCGTCCTGTTGGTTATCGATGTGCAGTTGTTTCCTGGGAGGAACACCTGAAAAAGGTAACGCCAAGaagtgtgacagagagagagagagaaaaaaaaaactaaagtcgaaaacaggaagagacagacgaGGAACTCACCAAGTTGAGGAACGCCATAAGCAAAGTGATGAGCACGCCGAGGCTGACCACAAAGACTCGCAGCGCCGCCCGGGTGGAGACTCCGCGGGACAGACCCGAGAACCACTGAATACCCGCCGGCATCTTGGAACGCAGTTTCTGGAAGCAGAAGTACATTCAGACTCAGGCTCTGTCCGTCGTTATCGGACACCAAACCCTCCGTTCATTTACCTCCAGGTATCCGGTGAAAGCGATcgtcagcagcagaaccagcacgGGGAAGGTGGCGCCGTACGACACGGCCATCTCGAAGTTACTGCGGCGGTGGAAGCAGACGATTTGCGCCGTTTAATTTGCTCATTCAAGAACAAGctaagaataataaaaatcGAGGCGAGGAAGGGGGCGGGGAGCGTAGGAgcacatttacatattttaaatgacatAAATAACTCACTTCTTAGAGACGAGTATCTGGACGGTAAAAATAGTGATGAAGACTAAAGCCAAGCAGCTCAGCGAATGATGCAAACCCTTCACTTCTGAAAAGAGGAACTGGAACACACGGACGGATGAGACAAACAAGCAGAAACAATTGATTTGCAAACGCGCAAAGGCTGCATCGCGCTGGTCTGGGAAATGGGCCTAACCTGTTTCTCGAGGCTCAGGTCATTGAACAGCAGAGTGAAGCAGTTGACCTTCTTTAACCTTCTCCTAAATGACAAAATCAGACTCCGCTGTGAGCTAATACGAAATCCAGCGAAATGCATTTCTAGAAAAGACACCGTTCCTCCAGATTTCTATCTGACCTTGCAATGTCTATCGTGTCCAGTGATCCCCTGACGTTGGCGTCCACCACCAGACTGGGACAAAAGCAAGAGCACATGAGAAACAGCATTTAACACAAACTAAACAGCATTCAAttcgtgttcttttttttttttaggagaagGGAAGAATAAATCCTTGATACCAAATTCTGCATTCTGGTGCGTtctttgtctatttttttctgtttccggTCTCTCCTAAAACACTTACCAAGAGTTAAACTGGTACGATCCTTCCTaaagtaaacacacaaacatattgaCCCGTTATTACCTCTCTCAATATGACAGTACGGAACGATCAACCCTATCTTTGGAACGAATGCATACCTCAAACTGCTGCGACTGGTTTGTAACGGCGCCGGTGGGCACGACTGGTTTCTTGGCGTGCTTGGCGTTGGGGTTGCTCAGGTCCGCAAACGGGTGGATGGTCCGCCAGGACTTCAGGTACTGAGACATCCTGACCGACGCCCTCTGCCTGATCTCTCCTGGTGCGAGATTGTCTGGCTGTAATGAGTCAAAAttgttaattaaaatgaattagcTCGAACAACGGCAGAATAATCGGTGCGTCTGCAGCTCCGCTGATCCCCATACAAACCATACGATAGTGTTCTCCTTACCGCTAAACCCCTGCTGATAGGCTACTAGCTCGACGTTCTCAAACCTACCTGTTTCGGTCTCCTGGGTTTGCTCTCGGGATTGTGGGGATCAATCACCAGGAAGGTTTTCCTTCCTTTAAGAAAGGGATCCTGACTCCTCCTCTCAACTTCCTGCACTTGATACCCTCCGTTTAAATGCTGCAGGGTCTCCTCCGTGATGTGTACGCgcctaaataaaaacaataacaaagaaTTACCCAAACAGCAAAAAGCTgcaaaaatctttaaaaaaaaacgttaaagTTTTCCCCCCCTCACCCTGGAAGACCTCCGGACTCCATGTGATTGGCTAATGTAACGTCGTGTGACCACACGTCGTACTGCCACTTCTGCAAGCCGATCACGCCGCTGAGGACGTTGCCGGTGTGGACGCCGACCCTCATGCTGATCTCGACCTCCGTCGCTTCTCGCAGTTTgctgaaaggagaggaggagatagTTGTGAGTCGCATCCGTGGAGCTATTTTTACAGCTTCAGCTCTGGAAAGTGAAATAAGAGTCACGAAGTCGTCATACAATCAGCCGCGAATTGGCCGCACCGACCTGATGGCGTTGCACATGTCCAGTCCCATCTGAACGCAGTTCCTGGCATGGGTGGGGATGGGATCAGGAAGACCGGACACGCAGTAGTAGCAGTCGCCCAAGATCTTAATGCGGAGACACCCATTCCTCTACACGTGGAAAAGACACAAAGAGGGGGTGGGATAGGCGAGTCACCGGGATCAAAGCTGcatgtcaaaaaaacaacaacaacgaaacgTTTGGGTGGGACGGTCACCTTGGCGATGTCGTCGAATCTGCCAAAGAGCTTGTTGAGCACGGCGACCAGCTCCTCCGGTGTGCAGGTGCTCGCCAGCTTCGTGAAGCCCACGATGTCTGCATACAAGATGCTGCGGAGCCCAGATCAAAGCAAACGTCAGGAATGTATTTGCGCGACGCCGACTTTTAGGGGAGAGATCTATAGACACTCCAAGGAGGGAGGggattcatgcccccccccccccccccccgacaaaaGCGAAAGACGTCAATCGTCACCTGACGTCTTTGTGCTGCCGCACGTAGAGGCTGTGGAAGTTGGAGTCGGTCTTCTCGCTGCTCTTGGGCTCGGAGAGCTTCTTTATCACCTCCGTCTTCAGCTCCACGGCGATGTACCGCGGCAACACGGACAGGAGGAGTCGCTCCTGttaccgaggggggggggggggggggggacacacagagacaacaagGAGCGTCACTGGATTTCTGTTCACAGAGACGACATAAAAAGGGACCAGCAAAAAGCCTCTTTGAAGCGACGCCGTGTTGACACAGCGGATCACCTTCCATCTATTTGTTTTGCCTGCTTGTGAACGGTGTCCGTTTGACTCGGGCCTCTTCTACTCCTGCATGGGCTCCAGGCAAGTCAATTATTAATCTGTGGGCCCGACCAGCCAGGGAAAAAGCACACGGCATCCAAAAACCCGGGCTGAAGTAGCCCTGGAATAACGCCTAATGACGATAACCGATCCACCAGGAGACGAGAGCAGTGCAAATAAAGGCGAGTCAAAAAAAACCCCGAAttggtttaaataaatataagaaccctgtttgtgtatttgaagCTCCATCATGCAACGAGTAGACGCGGTTGTTTATACTTGCTGATATTTCTTTATCTCCTTCTGCGAGCGCACGGCGCTGAACTCCTCCCTCTTCCGATTGGACGTCCTGAGATCGCGCTCGGTCGTCCACAGGTGGAAAATCCCAACGCAGTTCACGCACAGCAGCAACGCCGCGTTGGCCACCAGCTATGATGGGAGAGGAGacgtcagaggagaggagacatcgtctct from Brachionichthys hirsutus isolate HB-005 chromosome 23, CSIRO-AGI_Bhir_v1, whole genome shotgun sequence includes:
- the LOC137911421 gene encoding LOW QUALITY PROTEIN: adenylate cyclase type 2-like (The sequence of the model RefSeq protein was modified relative to this genomic sequence to represent the inferred CDS: substituted 1 base at 1 genomic stop codon); its protein translation is MPGRAKGFRKKKRPGEEATEASLVPNVIVVSSDGRGTIGVGNVLELDNFCQTPDCTEQSGGDDVLRPALSDHQVSVEVDLANTPQVPGPLRGNSLLSRRDRTLRPMDSSDNSASLQRDGCIGPDCGGGATPSPAQTSGEIDQSVLAKTSATSPVNFSDSALERCHLDKKSFPAFDRSVSNVDSARDSPPLSPADSRGGFDVRWDTEDRRSNGSGRTVREGMCCCYQVFRRACLQCAEETPAMLPGLVLSLAFCVAIIVLIPTTGRNIHVHVGALSVVCVVLCLSVFLLVCLPWLATVRRCGGALALFVWGTLYVTAIVFIFTGGPVTAWEQVAFFLFLSLSVYTVLPLSMAWALMVGIGTSVSHIVIISVYVPVTSPETPDLVVQLVANAALLLCVNCVGIFHLWTTERDLRTSNRKREEFSAVRSQKEIKKYQQERLLLSVLPRYIAVELKTEVIKKLSEPKSSEKTDSNFHSLYVRQHKDVSILYADIVGFTKLASTCTPEELVAVLNKLFGRFDDIAKRNGCLRIKILGDCYYCVSGLPDPIPTHARNCVQMGLDMCNAISKLREATEVEISMRVGVHTGNVLSGVIGLQKWQYDVWSHDVTLANHMESGGLPGRVHITEETLQHLNGGYQVQEVERRSQDPFLKGRKTFLVIDPHNPESKPRRPKQPDNLAPGEIRQRASVRMSQYLKSWRTIHPFADLSNPNAKHAKKPVVPTGAVTNQSQQFEEGSYQFNSWXVLVVDANVRGSLDTIDIARRRLKKVNCFTLLFNDLSLEKQFLFSEVKGLHHSLSCLALVFITIFTVQILVSKNNFEMAVSYGATFPVLVLLLTIAFTGYLEKLRSKMPAGIQWFSGLSRGVSTRAALRVFVVSLGVLITLLMAFLNLVFLPGNNCTSITNRTELEELNLYTLPYYVYCCLLAMLGVIVFVRTCLSMKVLLLTMAVVVYLALFIHVYAPRSQCLIDLLYNDSRPGVLKDPQIMSGLWLVIFYIICLILARQDELGCRVDFLLDCCFKTEREEMETMENVNMLLLQNVLPFHVASFFIGKTVRNQDLYSQSYDCVCVMFASVPQFKDFYSESSANRDGLECLRLLNEIISDFDELLSKPKFSSVEKIKTIGSTYMAATGLTYSPLTDETKKVEMSYTHVRSMVEFATALMGVIESINTHAFNSFKLRIGINHGPVIAGVIGAHKPQYDIWGNSVNVASRMESTGVLDKIQVTEETALIVESVGYSVTLRGVINVKGKGELTTYFVNTDQSSLPF